From the genome of Pelosinus fermentans DSM 17108:
ATCTCAACGTTTTGGTAAGTCAAGTAGTGGCAAATCAATCATTATTGCTACTACAGAGGGAAACCAATCAATACCTGGTAATGATGATATAAAGATTGGATTAAATATTTATACGAAATAATAATGATCAATACTACCTAAACATTAAAGTCGAAAGAAGGCGAATGGTATGTACAATTGGCTAAGCAAACTCAATGATAGATAGAAACTACAAAGCACTATTATTCTTGAAAAGCGGCATTATGAAACCATACATGTCCTAACTGCTGTTTGCTTCTACCGCGATTTTTCCTTTCTCGTATGGGTTTTGCTGGAATTCCAGCTACAAACGTGTTTGGATCCACACTTTTCGTTACTACCGATCTTGCAGCGACGACTGCTTGTTCACCCACCACGATACCTGGCAATAGCATGGAATGAGAGAAAACTTTAGCAAAGTCCTCTACTTTCACCGGTGCATAAATTCTTTTCCCGTGATTGTATTCAAGATGCGAATGGGTGTAAATTTCCACTTTTTCAGTTAATGTTACAAAATTGCCAAGAGTAATTCCTCCTTTACCATCGAGGAATACTTCGCGATTTAGAAAAACATCATCGCCTACTTCGATGTTTTGACCAAAATTAAATCGTACACCCTCCATGGCGATGAAATTTTTTCCGCATTTTTTAAATAATTTTTGGGCGAGAATGCGGCGAAAGGGGACAGCAAAATTAGTAATTAAACTAAGCGGCAATTTGTCAAATATCTCCCAGAGTAAATGCAGGAATTTCTGTTCCAGTGTAAGAGGCAGAACCTTAATTTGGGGCAAATATTCGTCGTATAATTTAAATTCATCAAATAATTCCTTGGGAAATAAATGGGTCGCGTTAATTAATTCTAAAATTGTGCAGGTTTTTTTCTCATCTAATCCGCTTTGAACGATGGATTCAATATTCGACAGTTTATTCTCAATATTCATAAATACCTCCCAAGCTATATGATATCGAATATGAAAGTGATCTTCCATTAACCTTAACACTCCAGAACATTCATTCTGGCATCACGATTACAATCCATTGTTGAGTAATATAGAAATAGGTTATTCTTTGTATCCTTTTAAGATACTTTAAATTCGGATACCAAACTATATAGACGATCGGAGATTTCGACCAATTGTTTGGTAGAATCAACAATTGCCTGCATTCCAGCAGCCTGTTCCTCTACGGCAGCTGCTACTTGCTGTGTAGAAGCAGATGTCTGTTCTGTAATTGCAGCAGCATTTTCTATATCTGCCATAGTGTATTGTACTTCTTCGTTCATGATGCATGCAGCGGAAGATACGTTATCGACAACCACAATAATCTCACTGACGGCCTTTTCGATATCGTCAAAATGAGTCCCAGCCTGAATGGCTATTTCCATACTATCGGTAATTTCCTGAGAACCCTTATTCATACTCTCGGTTATGGAGGCAATCTGTTCCTGAATGCCGTTGATAAGCTGAGCTATTTGCTGGGCTGCACCACCGGACTGCTCAGCCAGTTTTCTAACTTCATCTGCAACAACGGCAAACCCGCGACCTGCTTCACCCGCTCTGGCTGCCTCAATGGCGGCGTTAAGAGCCAACAGATTTGTCTGTCCGGCAATGCCGGTAATGACTTCAATAATGTTGCCAATTTCAGAAGACTGCGCTAATAGCAGCTGGCTTTCTTGTAAGTTACTGTTATTATGCTTGACGAATACGCTCATACTTTCCACTGTTTGTTTTACGGATTGAAGACCGATGGAACTTACATCCTGTGACCTTTTAGCGACTTGGAGCATTTCATGGCATTTGTCAGTAACTGTTTTTCCAGATTCACCTACTTGCTTAGTCTTATTGGCAGCGTCTGATACATGGGCTGCCTGCTGGTCGGCACCTTGAGCCAGTGCCTGCATTGTCATGGTCACTTCCTCTGTCATTTTGCCTGTATCTTGGCAAGCGTCGGCTACGTCACGGGAAAGACGCTTTATCTTTTCCGATTCATCGGTTATATTATTTACCACTCCCCGCAAGGTTGAGACGGTATTGCTGAAGGCATAAGCCAGCCTGCCAATTTCGTCTTGAGAGTCAATTTGGATGGAAGCAGTTAAATCTCCGGCTGCCACCTGGTCGGCGAACTTGCTGAGTTGCCTAAAAAGGCGGCCAACAGCGAAATAAATGATTATCGACATGAGTGCGATGATAATCACTGTGATCAGCAGCATCATTGTGAGTATTTTATTCGCTGACGCGAAAAGCTCATCCTCGAAAACAACATTGGCGACTGTCCAGCCTGCTATTGGAATGGGGTTATAAAAAACAATTTTTTTATCTGTTCCATCGGTATAGCGGAATATGCCGGGTTTGCCTCCGGTAATCAGTTCGCCAAGTTTACGGATATTTTCGTTATCAACATTTGATATTTTTTCCTTCATAGCCCACTCCGAATTAGGATGAACAACGAAGGTGCCGTCTTGTGCCAAGAGAAACCCATACCCTTTTTCTCCATACTTCAACTGCTGGGTTATTTGCTGGATTGTTTCAATCGTCAAACTTGCACCAGCGCCAGCTGTTACGTTTCCTTGATTATCTTTTCGATAGGCAATCATAAGCACCATGTTTTTATCATATGCCTGAGAATATGCCGGCTTATAAATCGCATCATAAGGAATACCACCGGTACGGGAAAATCGCTCCCCTGCTTCTAACGCACCACCTTTTGCCCATGGAGTAGTCTTTAATACTCTTGCCTTAACATCATAAAAACGGGCTGTCAGTTTACTTAAAGCTTCAGGATTGCTGTATTCCTGAGGTTCTAAGAAGTTGACGATATGTAGAGCTGCATATTGGTTGGGATATGCTTCATTGATAAATTTCCAACGGGATAGCAGGAGTTCATCAATCAGTTTTATGGATTCATCCTCCCGTTTAAGATCAAGTTGTGGATTCGTCTGCAATATTCGTGCAACCATCGGACTTTCAGCTGTTTCACGTACTTCACCAAGCCGCCCGGTCAACCAGGTATTCATATGGTCGGCGGCTTCGCCGGTTCTAAGCATCATAGAGTCAGTTAATTCCGATTCAATTACCTTATGAAACTGCCAATAAGCAACCCCGGTCAAAGAAAGTAAGCCAATAATAATCACTGGTAATATTATGGCCAGCAGTTTAAATTTAAAAGACAAGTTTTTCATCGTTTAAAACCTCCAAAAAATTGATCAATTGCTATAAATTAAAATTATTTTATATTAGATTACAATGGTGAAGTATTCAAACTGATTACAAACTTAATAAATGCTCAGTCCTTAATACCCAATATCCAAACTTTCCAGTCTCCCGAACTGCGAATGCCGGTAGATTACATGATCCAATACTGCCCTTATCTCCTCAGCCATGTCCACAAACTCACAACCAAAGTTGTTATACTGCTGCCAGGTGACATTTGCGGCAAGATCAATATGTCCTAGTTCTTTAGATAAACACAGTCGTACTTGCGAATGAATCTCTAATGGCTGCTCTACTTGCAGTAATATTCCTTCCATACTGATATTAATTGCAGTGGCATGTATTGGTAAAAATATACAACCTGCATTTGACATAAATACATCGCTCCATTCTTAGGTTTAATATAGCTATAAATAAAACCTGCCACGTAGCTGACTGGCATTTGACCTTTCCTGTGACACTAGCCTGATAATCAAGATGTTTTCACCTTTAGACCTAACGTTTTCCATGTACAAAATTTGCCAGTCATAATTTTACTGTAATGTATTTGTATATAAAATACAATTGACTTAACAAAAATGTAATTTATTATTAATGTGGGACACGGGGACAGGATGTTTGTCCCAAAAGATAGAAGAGGCAGAAAATAAAAAAATGCAGCAAATATGACATAACTTGTCTTATCTGCTGCATACTAAGTTGGGTGATAAAAATGAGAAGCAACCGAATATTTGAGATCACAACCATATTGCTTAATAAAGGAACAATTACCGCCAGAGAACTTGCCAGCCGTTTTGGTGTTTCAACAAGGACAATTTATCGGGATATTGATATGCTTTCCTCCTCTGGCGTGCCTGTGTATATGAATAAAGGCAATGGCGGGGGCATACATATCCTGGAGAATTACACGTTAAACAGGGCGATTTTTTCGGAGCGGGAAAGCAAGAACCTGCTGATGGCGGTTAAAACCCTGCAGGCAACTCAATACCCAGAATTAGATATCGCCCTTGAAAAAATGGGGGCAATATTTAAGAATGCTTCCAATCATGATTGGGTAGAAGTCGATTTTTCTCCTTGGGCAAGTTCGCCCAATGAAAAAAACAAATTTAACGACATCAAGCGGGCTATGCTGGAGCGAAATGTCATTCGATTCGAATATGTGAACGGAGAAGGCCATCGGAGCAGCCGGCTGGCGGAACCGGAAAAGCTTATTTTTAAAAACAATGCATGGTATCTGGTAGCCTTCTGCCGGCAGCATCAGGAGCACAGAACCTTTCGAATATCCAGACTGAAAAAACTGGACATCCTAGCAGAGAATTTTGAGAAAAAAGTGTTGCCGAAACCGAGAGTGGAAGAATGGAATACTGCCCCACAGTCGTTAACTCCATTGAAGCTTTGCTTTAAGGCACAAGTCATAAATCGAGTATATGATTATTTTGATGATTCGTTTCTTATTCCAAACGACGATGGAAGTCTTACTTTAGTGGCAGAGTTTCCTGAAGATGAATGGCTTTACAGTTATATCCTATCATTTGGCAGTTCTGTGGAGGTAATTGAACCGGAATATATGCGTAAAATCATTGCAGAACGAATACGACAAGCATTACAACTGTATGAATTGTGACTAGGATCAGGACTCTCTTATTGCCGGAACCTGTCCGTCCCAGTGAAGAGGGCGGACGACAGCCTATGTTTTCAAATGGCTTTATTTGTGCCAATTGGGATCGGATATCATTCTTTGCCGCTTCTATTTCCCATCAAAAGCAATAACCAATAGTTGGTGATGGTGGATAGGTACCAAACAAGAGCTGAATAAAATTAGATGGATTAAGCATACTAAAGGATGATACAAACAGAAAGAAAGGAGAGAATCATATGTTTAGCTTACGCCCCTATCGTCAGAATCATGGACATCAAAAAAATGCACTGAGTAAATTTGCGCGCAATTTTTTAGGAGATGATTTTGAAGCGCTCTTTGACAATGGAGATAACTTCCCCAGTTCATTTCAAGTAGATCTGCGAGAAACTGATAAGCAATATGTATTAGAAGCAGATCTGCCTGGTATTAATAAAGAGGATATAAGCCTGCGTTATGAAAATAATTATTTAACAATCAGTGCGAGCAGAAATGAGACGCAAGAAGTAAGAGGTGAAAAAGATTATGTTCGCCGGGAAAGACGGTTTGGTCAGTTGCAACGGAACTTTTATATAGACAACATTCAAGAGGATCAAATTGATGCCAAATTTGATTACGGCGTTCTTACGGTTACCTTGCTAAAATCAGATAACGCTCAGGCAAAGCAGGGCAATATCCCTATACAATAATCCTTAGAGCATGAATGAAAGATTTCAATATTCCCTTTATGTATATAGGTAATGATTACTCATGTTTTTAAAACGTGGGTAATTTTTTTATTTTAGCCGATTACACATTATGACAGAAAATGTCTGTTTCCTATATTGTGGATTAGATCGTAGCCCAAAAATATATTTTACAGGAAATAACTTGGACTGTGTTGAAGGGAACAGTAGGATTACTTGCTCGTGAGGGAGGGAAGTTAAATATGCAGTTTGAAAAAACATCGGCATTTTATCCTCAGAAAAATAATAGTTCCGATAAAAATTTTGATTTTTATGGGGTTCTAGATTCGATTGCAGTTCCAATATTTATTAAAGATAGTACGGGTATCTATATGAATTGCAATAAAGCATATGAAAAATTTATGGGATTAAGCAGGGATGAAATTATCGGCAAATCAGCATATCATATACTTCCTAAGAATGTAGCGGATAGGTACTTTGCAAAAGACAAAGAACTGTTTGAGCAAGAAAATGAGCAGATATATGAAAGTCGGGTTACAATCAAAGGGGTGAGTCGTGATGTAATTTTCCGCAAATCAATTTATCGCAATGCAGTAGGTGCTGCTTGCGGCTTAGTGGGAGCAATAATTGACATAACTGAGCAAAAGCAGGCAGAGAAGCTATTGCAGGAACGAATTGCTCTTGAAAAGATTGTGTCAACGATATCAGCAGATTGTATCAAGACTAACTCAAATCCTGCTGCGTTAATGCTTTCTGCATTACATTTAATTAGTCGATCTATGGGTGTTGAAAATAGTTACATCTTTATTACTTCTGATGATGGCAGGAATATGAATCAAGTGTATCATTGGAATGTGACTGTTGGTAATAGTGTTATCTTAGATATAAATTCTTCAAAGCAAAACGTAGTGACTCATTGGAAGATAATTAAAGGCATTGTCCAGGGACTGGATACTGCACAAGAATATACCACCCATTATGAGCTTCATAGTAATACAGCAAAACGAATAATTTTTCCTTTAAAGAATGGGAACCAATGGCTGGGAGCCTTTAATCTAGAGTGGGCAAAAGACCAATGTATTGAGCTGGGTAATGAGCATACCACACTACTCAAACTGTTAGCAGAAGTATTTGTAGGTATGTTGCAGCGTCAGCAAACAGAAGAATTCTTAAGAGTGAGCGAAGCAAACAATAAAACGCTCCTTGAAGCTATACCTGATATAATGGCGGTTGTTACACCGGATTTAAACATAGAATACTTTAAAATTGGGCGGGAACATGAACATTTTGAGGATGTTGGTGATCCTAGCTCTTTTATCGGCAAAACAGTTAGTGAAGTTTTGCCTCAGGATGTTGCAAAACTGTTTATGGAAAACATTGTACTAACTTCCCAAACAAAGACCGTCACTAGCTTTGAATATCAAATAACACATAATCAGGAGATCAGGTGCAGAGAAGTTCGTAGTATTGGCATTTCCGATGGGAAAATATTGATGATGATTCGTGATATTACCCATAAAAAATTGATGGCAGAAACGCTTATCAAGCGGAATGCAGAAATTAAAGAGGCTCTTGCCAATCTAAAGCAGACGCAATTGAGTTTGGTTCAGCAAGAAAAATTGGCTGGGATAGGACAATTAGCCGCAGGGGTGGCCCATGAAATTAATAATCCACTGGGCTTTGTTCTCAGTAACTTTGACAGTTTAAAGCAGCACTTAATTAAGATTAAAGATGTATACAATAAATATCGAGAATTAAAAGAGCGGGTATTGGAATCGGATATCCAAGAGTTGCAAGAGTTAGCGGAGCAGCTTACCCTTTTTGAAAACCAGAAAAAAATTGATTATATTTTTGATGATCTGGAGCCAATTATTCAGGAATCGAATGATGGGCTAAAGAGATTAATGGACATAGTAAAAGCACTAAATTTATTCTCAAGAGTAGATAAAAGTAGTGAATTTGAAGGTTATGATTTAAACAGCGGTATCAAAACTACCCTAATTATTGCGAAACATGAGATCAGATATGTTGCGGAAATTGAACTTGATTTAAGAGAACTGCCCGAAATACAAGCTTCATCAGGACAAATAAATCAGGTCCTTTTGAATATCATCATAAATGCGGCTTATGCAATTAAGGAAAAGCAAATGGACAAACTGGGAATGATTAAAATTACCAGTTATTATGATCAGCAATATGTGTATTGTTCCATTCGGGATAATGGCCTCGGTATGACAGAAGAAACGCTAAAGAATATTTTTAATGCATTTTTTACCACCAAGCCGATTGGACAAGGTACAGGGCTTGGACTTAGTATTTCCTATGACATTATTGTAAATAAGCATAGTGGTGATATATCCGTTACCAGTGAAAAAACGATTGGAACAACATTTATTATCAAACTACCGCTATCCATTACAAAAAATGCTGAACATAATAGCATAAACGATAAAAATCCCTATACCAATTAAAAGTGGTATAGGGATTTTTATCGTGGTTCATGTGAAGAACAGTACCATACCAATAGTATGAGGCAATTCAGCAGAAGTTTCACTCTCGGATCGTTTTTCAATTATTCTTCTGCATTGTAAATTTTACCGCTATTTGCAGGCAGTTTAATAGTGAAAGATGTGCCGCTGCCGGGTTCGCTATCAACGGTAAGCTCTCCGCCATGATTTTTTACGACAATATCGTAGGCAACACTAAGTCCGAGCCCTACACCGCTGCCGACATCTTTAGTTGTAAAGAAAGGATCAAATATTCGGTTACGATGTTCTTTCTTTATTCCAGGACCATCATCACTTATTTTACACATGACATACTCATCAGCATGATATGCCTTGATGGTGATTTTCCCCATAGACTTCCTACTTTGATTTTTCACAGCATGTATGGCATTTAGTAAAATGTTTAAGATGACTTGGCCAATTTGCCCCTTGTTGCAGAATAAATACAAGGGAACTTCGATTTGTTTATCTATATCTGCGATACATTTTGTTTCGTGCTTTACGATTAAAAGGGCCTCCTCAGCGATTTGGCTGAGATCATTGTACGCTATTTCATTTTCCGTACCGGTTTTAGCTAAATTTATTAAGCTTTGAACTATTTTTGTCACTCGCTCCACTCCATCCCTCGACTCCAAAATTACTGAAGTGAGATCATCAAGGACAAAATCGATCTTTTGCTTTTGCTCAATATCCGCAATCGCAGCTTTCTCCCGCAGCAGAAGTTCATGATTTATATTTGCATCAATAGGAAGTTGCACGAAATTTCTATATAGCAGGATTAGATTTCTAATTTTTTGGATATAGCGGTTCATTGTATCCAGGTTACTGGAAATGAAACCCATAGGATTATTAATCTCATGTGCGATCCCAGCGGCAATTTCGCCAAGCGCTGTAAGCTTTTCTTTTTGTATTAGATTAAATTGGGTGTCTTTCAGTTTATGAGTCATAGCTTGGAGTTTCTTATATTGAGTGGTTACGGTATCATTCGTTTTTTGTAAAGCAATTATATTTCTCCTGGCTTTTATAGAAGCATTCATTCGTGCGACAAACTCTATAAGGTCAATAGGCTTATAAATATAATCATTTGCACCATTTTCAAAACACAATTTAAAAACTTCTTTATCAATGATTTCCGTAAGAATTATAATCTGTATATCATTATATTCTTTCTTACTTCTGATATTTTTTAGAATGTTAATCCCCTTTATTTGGGGTATTATGATCTCCAGTAAAACGATGTCTATATTATACTCTTTCATCTTCGGGGCAATCTCATCGGGTGAACTACACAAAAAAACATGGCTATCAGTTATATGAGTCTGGATTAATTCTTGGGTAATTCTAAGATTAATTTTTTCATGACCGGCTATCAGTATATTCATAATTCACCGTGCTTTCCTTATTGGGTGGTAAGATCAGGATAAAAATCAGATTATGTTATAGATTATTCTTTAAGCTGCATTAATGAAGTATCTTTAATCAATTCGGTGTTATATTGTTCGTTCCTGCAAATTAACATAAAGATTTAATTCCCTGGAGAGAACGTCGCTTTACGTAAGAAAAGGATAGTGGAACAAGATGTCGAAATTCACATATAGGAAAGAATTGCTAAATTGACATAGAATCCGAGGAATGATAGAGGGAAGTATCTTATAAGGAGTAAAAATGAAACAAAATAAAGTTTTATTTGTTGATGATGAATTTAATGTTTTAAATGCAATCAAGAGAGCAATTATTGAAGAATCCTATAAACCTTTTTTTGCTGTAAGCGCCGCAGAAGCACTCGAGATCATGGAGGAACAAGATATTAGCGTGGTTGTAACCGATATGCGTATGCCGGTTATGGATGGATTATCTTTATTAAAAATTATCAAGGAAAAATACCCAAGAACAGTACGGGTCGTTTTGTCGGGATTTACGCAATTGTCTCAGATGCTTGTAACCATAAATCAAGGAGAAATCTTTAAATTCATCACTAAACCTTGGATAACAGAGGAAGACTTTCTTCCTGTAATTAGGCAAGCAATTGAATATTACAATCTTCAAATGGAAAAAGACAATTTAAGCAAAAGCTTGGAACAGAGGAATCTTGCATACCAAAAGATACTGCGGGCAATGGAGCAAAAGCAGGCGCAAGAAAAAGAAGGGTTGCATAATTTACATGAAATAAACGAATGGATTTTTTCTTACTGGCGGAAAAATATCAGACTCGTCATTGATGAGTCCACAGAAAAATTAACTGCATTAGACGAATTTATTGATGTAGTAGAAGAAACGTATTTAACATACTTAAGCCAATTGTCGACAGCAGTGGATGTTAGGACTACTTCTAATTTAATCAATAATATTGCAAAGAACTGCAATACTCGTTTATTTATTAACAATGCTGCAAATTCTGAGTTTACAACCAAGGGAAAGCATGAATATCTATTAATGATGTTTAGAATATTGGTTCATCATATTCCAGAACAATATAAAAGAATTAGTTGTGAATTGCTTCATAAAAGTCTAGCGGCGGAGACCTTAGAGTTGGATTTCTATATTGACTTACAGCGTTATCAGCTTAGTGTTAGTGAAAAGCATAAGTTGAAAATATCTTGTGCTCTATTGAATAAGATTGGGAATTTCGACAAAATGACTGCTTCCCTTGAATATACAGGAGATAAACTAAACGGTATTCGTGTGACCTGGGAGGTAGGTACACCTAGTTTTAAATAAAGTTTAGAAGCTATAGAACTGTGAAAATAACTCCATAAATTTGAAAAAAGAAGTGATCATTCTTCATTGCAAGAGGATCACTTCTTTTTTCAATTTATTTATAACGTTCTACATAATTTGCTAAATTTCTGGCACCTTTATTAATTTCTTCTAAATTTGCAGATATTTCTTGTGTAGCTGCTGCCTGTTCCTGGCTAACAGAGCTGGTAACTTCAATTGATTTATAGAGAAACAGCTTTACTCATTTCTTGCAGTGTTGCCTGTATCTGCTTTGTTGCTTCCTGGGACTGATCAGCAAGCTTTCTAACTTCTCTGCAGAAAGTTATATATTGCAAAAAATACACGTTTTAAAAAGGGATTTTTTTCAAGTAAAGAGTCCATTGCGCTGCGTTTTGTAGAGGTTTGAGAGAATTACCGTGCTTTGTAATAATGTGAAATAGAATCTTGTTTTGACAAAAAAAGAAAATAATGCTTATTATGTAAAAAAATAGCAGGAATTAGTGCTTGTAAAAGAGAATCTACCATAATCTGATAATAAGGTATATTATGGTAAATGTTCTTTGAATTTGACATAATGATAATAATATAAAACAAATTAAAGTTATCGTTTCTAACAGGATCAATGAACCTGTTCCCGTGCACTTAAGGAGGAATTTTTTTGACTGATATGAAGGGAAAGATCGTACTTGTCACTGGCGCCAGTTCAGGAATTGGGCGGGCCACGGCGGAACTGATGGCGTCTCGGGGGGCAATGGTCGTAATCAACTATAATACCAACAAACAAGGTGCGGAAGAAACATGGCAAAGTATTAAGAAAAACGGCGGCGAAGGCGTAGTCATTCAGGCGGATGTTACCAAAAAGGACCAAGTCGAAGCTATGTTTGATAAGATACTTCGTCTTTACGGGGCGGTTCATGTTCTGGTCAATAACGCTGGTTCTGGGGTAAAGTCAAGTACCTTCATGGAAATCAGCGAGGCATTATGGGACGAAACGTATGATATCAATATAAAAAGCATTCTCTTTTGTTCACAGGCAGCATTAAAAGATATGCTGCCAAGAAAGAGCGGCAAGATTATTAATATTTCATCTGGTGCGGCCCGCATTGGCGGGGCTGGTGAAAGCATTCATTACGCTTCTGCTAAAGGTGCGGTAAATACGTTAACCCTAGGCATGGCCAAAGAATTTGCCGAAGAGGGAATTATCATTAATGGAGTGGCTCCGGGAATGATAGACACTCCTTGGCATGCCAAATTTTCATCAGTCGATCGGCTGTCAAAATTTCTTGGCGGTATTCCTCTGAAACGCGCCGGAACAGCGAAAGAAATTGCGGAAGTAATAGCCTTTCTCGCGTCAGACGCTGCTAACTATATTCTAGGGGAAATCATCACCGTAAGTGGTGGCAGGTAAAGTAGGAGTATGGGGACAGAACTTTTGCCCAAGGAGTAATTGGGGATTTATCATTTATGTACCAAAATGAGTCTGAAAATTGGAGAAGGAGGTAATTTAGATTGGGGAAAAAGAATCTTATTTGGACGGTCGTGTGTTTATTTTTTAGCTTGCTGCTACTAGGAGGTTGCTCCTCGATGCAAGATAAGACGGTATCGACGAAACTGCAATACCCTGATAGACCAATTACCATTATCGTACCTTTTAGTGTAGGGGGTGGTATCGATTTAACTGCCCGGTCATTAGAAAAATTTGCGCCTCAATATTTAAAACAGCCCTTAGTGGTGGTGAATAAGCCGGGAGGGGCAGGTGCAATTGGTTGGAATGAGTTATCGGTCGCAAATCCCGATGGGTATACACTTGGCATAACTAGTTTGGATATATTATTGTTACCGTCATATGGGTCGACGAAATATAATTATCCAACTGCATTAGACCCCCTTGCACAGATTGCATCATTGCCTATGGTACTGGCAGTTCAAGCTAATCAACCATGGAAAACAATGGATGAAATAATTGAGTATGCTAAAAAAAATCCAGGGCAATTAAAGTTCGGTCATGTTGGGGTGGGATCTTTTACTCATTTACTGGGGGAAATGTTTGGTCAAGAGGCAAGTATAGCGATTGAGCAAGTTCCTTTCACGGGAGCTGGGGAAGTAACGGCCGCGTTATTGGGGGGACATATTCAACTTACGTTTATTAATCCTATGGTAGTCAAAGGACATGCTAAAGATGGGATGGTAAGAGTTCTAGCTGTGACCAGCGAACAACGGATGAGTGATCCCGTATTTGCAGAGGTTCCTACGTTTAAAGAGCAGGGACTTGATATTGTTATAAGCAACTGGTATGGCGTGGCAGCTCCTAAAGAAATGCCAGATGAAGTAAAGGATAAGCTGGCAGAAGGTTTCAAAGCGATTATTAGCGATCCTCAATTTATAAAGAATATGACGAATATTGGGATGCAAGTAGACTATTTAGGACCAAAAGAGTCACAGCTTAAATGGTTGTCTGATAACGAGAAACTCGCTAAAATATTAAAACAAACAGATGTTTTGGATAAAATTAAAGCACAAAAGAAGTAAATAAATATAACAAGGCATTTTTAGAACTGGCTGAGTAATATCTTGAGTTTGCTCATAGCGAAGCTAATGGATGCGCAGTAAAGAATTCAAGCAAGGAGGAAATCATAAAAGGCTTTATATATAAAGCTAAAACATAGAGACAAAAATGGTAAAATAAATGTTTATATATGGAAAAACTTAGCAGGATTTAGCTTTACTTAAGAGAAGATACCCATTAATCTACCTTGTTAGTGGATTTATGAGTATCTTCTCTTACTATTTGACACAGCGATGAAATGATGATGAACGATAAAGCATTCTAGATTCCATAAGAAGTCGAAATATTCATACTTTAATTATATTGGAAGTAATTTACTTTCTCTATTAGGAATAAATATAAAGGGTAATGATGTTGTACAAATCCAAAAAAAGAAAAAGGGAGGCAGATTATTATGGTAAAAATACTAATTTTTCTAATCTGGATGGGTAGCACCTTTGGTTTTATGGCGTACATGATTTATCGCAGGTATAAAAACACGCTGCATGGGAAACCCGAT
Proteins encoded in this window:
- a CDS encoding methyl-accepting chemotaxis protein, which produces MKNLSFKFKLLAIILPVIIIGLLSLTGVAYWQFHKVIESELTDSMMLRTGEAADHMNTWLTGRLGEVRETAESPMVARILQTNPQLDLKREDESIKLIDELLLSRWKFINEAYPNQYAALHIVNFLEPQEYSNPEALSKLTARFYDVKARVLKTTPWAKGGALEAGERFSRTGGIPYDAIYKPAYSQAYDKNMVLMIAYRKDNQGNVTAGAGASLTIETIQQITQQLKYGEKGYGFLLAQDGTFVVHPNSEWAMKEKISNVDNENIRKLGELITGGKPGIFRYTDGTDKKIVFYNPIPIAGWTVANVVFEDELFASANKILTMMLLITVIIIALMSIIIYFAVGRLFRQLSKFADQVAAGDLTASIQIDSQDEIGRLAYAFSNTVSTLRGVVNNITDESEKIKRLSRDVADACQDTGKMTEEVTMTMQALAQGADQQAAHVSDAANKTKQVGESGKTVTDKCHEMLQVAKRSQDVSSIGLQSVKQTVESMSVFVKHNNSNLQESQLLLAQSSEIGNIIEVITGIAGQTNLLALNAAIEAARAGEAGRGFAVVADEVRKLAEQSGGAAQQIAQLINGIQEQIASITESMNKGSQEITDSMEIAIQAGTHFDDIEKAVSEIIVVVDNVSSAACIMNEEVQYTMADIENAAAITEQTSASTQQVAAAVEEQAAGMQAIVDSTKQLVEISDRLYSLVSEFKVS
- a CDS encoding acyltransferase, producing the protein MNIENKLSNIESIVQSGLDEKKTCTILELINATHLFPKELFDEFKLYDEYLPQIKVLPLTLEQKFLHLLWEIFDKLPLSLITNFAVPFRRILAQKLFKKCGKNFIAMEGVRFNFGQNIEVGDDVFLNREVFLDGKGGITLGNFVTLTEKVEIYTHSHLEYNHGKRIYAPVKVEDFAKVFSHSMLLPGIVVGEQAVVAARSVVTKSVDPNTFVAGIPAKPIRERKNRGRSKQQLGHVWFHNAAFQE
- a CDS encoding Hsp20/alpha crystallin family protein — translated: MFSLRPYRQNHGHQKNALSKFARNFLGDDFEALFDNGDNFPSSFQVDLRETDKQYVLEADLPGINKEDISLRYENNYLTISASRNETQEVRGEKDYVRRERRFGQLQRNFYIDNIQEDQIDAKFDYGVLTVTLLKSDNAQAKQGNIPIQ
- a CDS encoding helix-turn-helix transcriptional regulator; amino-acid sequence: MRSNRIFEITTILLNKGTITARELASRFGVSTRTIYRDIDMLSSSGVPVYMNKGNGGGIHILENYTLNRAIFSERESKNLLMAVKTLQATQYPELDIALEKMGAIFKNASNHDWVEVDFSPWASSPNEKNKFNDIKRAMLERNVIRFEYVNGEGHRSSRLAEPEKLIFKNNAWYLVAFCRQHQEHRTFRISRLKKLDILAENFEKKVLPKPRVEEWNTAPQSLTPLKLCFKAQVINRVYDYFDDSFLIPNDDGSLTLVAEFPEDEWLYSYILSFGSSVEVIEPEYMRKIIAERIRQALQLYEL
- a CDS encoding PilZ domain-containing protein, with translation MSNAGCIFLPIHATAINISMEGILLQVEQPLEIHSQVRLCLSKELGHIDLAANVTWQQYNNFGCEFVDMAEEIRAVLDHVIYRHSQFGRLESLDIGY